One segment of Streptomyces sp. NA02950 DNA contains the following:
- a CDS encoding discoidin domain-containing protein codes for MPLFILPAQAIAVAVALGLNLPALLLVLLGRHLVILWGTLGRRVLGRTGGLFAVGGRVRQLALTGSRLPPAAVSAPAPIDHRPGGDAAEPAYRAYLHGPALRDLRRLYRATYEDWRTVLREARTGARQAYVRRESGQRRAAWTGLGYPVFLLGFLPVVLLAAVLCLLAAVAQLALWAVVSVLRAVVWWAPPAAVDRIGRWRRDRGAVCPHLECGRPVALPVHRCPACGAGHRRLVPNGYGALRHVCRCGARLPASPVFGARRLETSCPFCARPLPRRTGRERARTRTVVLAGGPDSGQSVVRYRALARARERVEALGGTLRPEAVATHAATLTGLRGADAPLVVYDPPGAAFTRQESVDALDCLRRADGLVLVVDALALPSVRRSLGEGERESVAAVPVSPQDPSDTVVRVLHVVATLPARRRPRRIAVVLTKSRAVRRALIGAELPDPATESGAGVRGWLERSGGGNLVRTVERFGGRVRYLTDGADEDPTAETADAAGADAAPRLGELLLWAAGVGVARRRRLPWPAVRPGSRPAVRRRRTAAERLALRQRRALAAERRWRRIRYAVPGAARRPLATLLSAGERRSRTRRTLLESARRSARRRPDGWVPGGREGAAAGGTRMARGGLVTGHLAGLLALPLALALLIAGALPPGSFFGLPERYDTWRRPLADSVHDVDLAAYTPGADWPRVLATYSGAGTSPAMAQDGHDGDGWSTKGSPNPQDQWVLHFGTPVRIHRIDEEWKDGSAVSTLDYRIGTRWVNPPRGSLHFDLGQDHPGRLNKESVVLKRPVEVSAVRVWMLHPRDNGDDRLRSLRVWGRSSSIVRLRPSSDGGRLRVANTAARELAVEVRPPVLPTGWRAVPAGRAPRAVGPHGTVGARWTIKPPEDAAAARRGGPVAYAVRITEDGRTVTAWCRGVLTAEGRNTAKAAGSGYRVVPTTC; via the coding sequence GTGCCGCTGTTCATCCTGCCCGCGCAGGCCATCGCGGTGGCCGTGGCACTGGGCCTCAATCTGCCCGCGCTGCTCCTGGTCCTGCTGGGGCGTCATCTGGTCATCCTGTGGGGGACGCTGGGGCGGCGGGTGCTGGGGCGGACCGGCGGGCTGTTCGCCGTCGGCGGGCGCGTCCGGCAGCTCGCCCTGACCGGCTCGCGGCTGCCGCCCGCCGCCGTCTCCGCGCCCGCGCCCATCGACCACCGGCCCGGAGGCGACGCGGCCGAGCCCGCGTACCGGGCGTATCTCCACGGGCCTGCCCTCCGCGATCTGCGGCGGCTGTACCGGGCCACGTACGAGGACTGGCGCACGGTGCTGCGGGAAGCCCGCACGGGGGCCCGGCAGGCGTACGTCAGAAGGGAGTCCGGGCAGCGCCGGGCGGCGTGGACCGGGCTCGGCTATCCGGTCTTCCTGCTCGGCTTCCTGCCCGTCGTCCTGCTCGCCGCCGTGCTGTGTCTGCTGGCGGCGGTGGCCCAGTTGGCGCTGTGGGCGGTGGTGTCCGTCCTCCGGGCGGTGGTCTGGTGGGCGCCGCCGGCGGCCGTGGACCGGATCGGGCGGTGGCGGCGCGACCGGGGCGCGGTGTGCCCGCATCTGGAGTGCGGACGGCCGGTGGCGCTGCCGGTGCACCGGTGTCCGGCCTGCGGGGCGGGCCACCGGCGGCTGGTGCCCAACGGGTACGGCGCGCTGCGCCATGTCTGCCGCTGCGGGGCCCGGCTGCCCGCCTCGCCGGTGTTCGGGGCGCGCCGTCTGGAGACGTCCTGTCCGTTCTGCGCCCGGCCGCTGCCGCGACGGACGGGGCGGGAGCGGGCGCGGACGCGGACCGTGGTGCTGGCGGGAGGGCCCGACTCCGGTCAGAGCGTGGTCCGTTACCGGGCGCTGGCGCGGGCGCGGGAGCGCGTGGAAGCGCTCGGCGGCACCCTGCGCCCCGAGGCGGTCGCGACGCACGCCGCCACGCTGACCGGGCTGCGCGGGGCCGACGCGCCGCTGGTCGTCTACGATCCGCCCGGCGCGGCGTTCACCCGCCAGGAGTCGGTGGACGCGCTGGACTGTCTGCGGCGCGCCGACGGACTGGTCCTCGTGGTCGACGCGCTGGCGCTGCCGTCGGTGCGGCGTTCGCTGGGCGAGGGCGAGCGGGAGTCCGTCGCGGCGGTGCCGGTCTCACCCCAGGATCCGTCGGACACGGTGGTACGCGTACTGCACGTTGTCGCCACCCTCCCGGCCCGGCGGCGGCCCCGGCGGATCGCCGTGGTGCTGACGAAGTCCCGGGCGGTGCGGCGCGCCCTGATCGGCGCCGAGCTGCCGGACCCGGCGACGGAGTCCGGTGCGGGGGTCCGCGGCTGGCTGGAGCGTTCGGGCGGCGGCAATCTGGTGCGTACGGTCGAGCGGTTCGGTGGCCGGGTGCGGTATCTGACCGACGGGGCGGACGAGGACCCGACGGCGGAGACGGCGGACGCGGCCGGGGCGGACGCCGCGCCCCGGCTCGGTGAACTGCTGCTGTGGGCCGCCGGGGTAGGGGTCGCGCGCCGCCGGCGGCTCCCTTGGCCCGCCGTACGTCCCGGGTCCCGCCCCGCCGTGCGCCGTCGCCGTACCGCCGCCGAGCGGCTGGCGCTGCGGCAGCGGCGGGCGCTGGCCGCGGAGCGGCGGTGGCGGCGGATCCGGTACGCCGTGCCGGGGGCCGCCCGGCGGCCGCTGGCGACGCTGCTCTCGGCGGGTGAGCGGCGCAGCCGGACCCGCCGCACCCTCCTCGAGAGCGCCCGCCGCTCCGCCCGGCGGCGGCCCGACGGCTGGGTGCCCGGCGGACGCGAGGGCGCGGCCGCCGGGGGGACGCGGATGGCGCGCGGCGGCCTGGTGACGGGGCATCTGGCCGGTTTGCTGGCCCTGCCGTTGGCGCTGGCGCTGCTGATCGCGGGGGCGCTGCCACCGGGGTCGTTCTTCGGGCTGCCGGAGAGGTACGACACCTGGCGGCGGCCACTGGCGGACTCGGTCCACGACGTGGACCTGGCCGCGTACACCCCGGGCGCGGACTGGCCGCGGGTGCTGGCGACCTACTCCGGCGCGGGCACCTCACCGGCGATGGCACAGGACGGTCACGACGGGGACGGCTGGTCGACCAAGGGCAGCCCCAACCCCCAGGACCAGTGGGTGCTGCACTTCGGAACGCCGGTGCGGATCCACCGCATTGACGAGGAGTGGAAGGACGGGAGCGCGGTCAGCACGCTCGATTACCGCATCGGAACGCGCTGGGTCAACCCGCCGCGCGGAAGCCTGCACTTCGACCTCGGCCAGGACCATCCGGGTCGGCTCAACAAGGAGTCGGTGGTCCTCAAACGTCCGGTCGAGGTGTCGGCGGTGCGGGTGTGGATGCTGCATCCGCGCGACAACGGCGACGACCGGCTGCGCTCGCTGCGGGTCTGGGGACGGTCGTCGTCGATCGTACGGCTGCGCCCCTCCTCCGACGGCGGACGGCTGCGCGTGGCGAACACCGCGGCCCGTGAACTGGCCGTGGAGGTCCGGCCTCCGGTGCTGCCCACCGGCTGGCGGGCGGTTCCGGCGGGCCGGGCCCCCCGCGCGGTCGGGCCGCACGGCACGGTCGGCGCCCGCTGGACGATCAAACCGCCCGAGGACGCGGCGGCGGCGCGCCGGGGCGGTCCGGTGGCGTACGCCGTGCGGATCACGGAGGACGGCCGCACGGTGACCGCCTGGTGCCGCGGGGTGCTGACCGCGGAGGGCAGGAACACGGCGAAGGCGGCGGGATCGGGGTATCGGGTGGTGCCAACGACATGTTGA